A region of Paenibacillus sp. 37 DNA encodes the following proteins:
- a CDS encoding carbohydrate ABC transporter permease has protein sequence MRSRTRINWLVMLLVVLGTLFILFPLYMTVTIALKNPEQMAQSVFALPTTLHWENFARAIDMTNFFQSFRNSAIVTASTVLLTLLSNSMVAYAIARNMEKRKFFKGLYYYFVSAMFIPFPIIMLPIVKLTASLEMTNLVGLILLHTVYGLAFNVFVYVGYIRSIPVALEEAAFVDGATTWGTFWKIIFPLMAPISATVGILTCLSTYNDFLLPLIIISDPGQYTLPLVQYVFQGQFNTEFNLAFASYLLALLPMIIIYLFAQKWIINGVTQGSVK, from the coding sequence ATGAGAAGCCGTACACGAATCAATTGGCTCGTTATGCTGCTCGTTGTACTGGGTACCCTGTTTATCCTGTTCCCCTTGTATATGACCGTTACGATTGCTTTGAAAAATCCGGAGCAGATGGCCCAATCGGTCTTTGCCCTTCCGACAACTTTACACTGGGAGAATTTCGCAAGAGCCATCGATATGACAAACTTCTTCCAATCGTTCCGTAACAGTGCGATCGTTACCGCCTCCACCGTGCTTTTGACGTTACTCAGTAACTCCATGGTGGCCTATGCGATTGCGAGAAATATGGAGAAGCGCAAGTTTTTCAAAGGACTCTATTATTACTTCGTCAGCGCGATGTTCATTCCGTTCCCGATCATCATGCTGCCGATTGTTAAACTGACCGCATCGCTGGAGATGACAAATCTGGTAGGTCTGATCCTGCTGCACACGGTATATGGCCTGGCATTTAACGTATTTGTGTACGTTGGATACATCCGGTCCATTCCGGTAGCGCTGGAGGAAGCGGCGTTTGTGGATGGGGCAACAACCTGGGGCACATTCTGGAAAATCATTTTCCCGCTCATGGCGCCAATCAGTGCCACGGTTGGTATTCTGACCTGTCTGTCCACGTACAACGACTTCTTGCTGCCACTCATTATTATCAGTGATCCGGGACAGTACACATTGCCGCTTGTACAGTATGTATTCCAAGGGCAGTTCAATACCGAGTTTAACCTTGCGTTTGCATCCTACCTGCTCGCGTTGCTGCCGATGATTATCATCTACCTGTTTGCACAGAAGTGGATCATCAACGGGGTTACACAAGGGTCTGTAAAATAA
- a CDS encoding carbohydrate ABC transporter permease, translating into MNKRIAPYYWMTVPAVILFFVFMTLPALQGIYYSFTNYNGFGKEYDFVGFKNYFNLFQDDNVGNAYWFTFKFAIVVTILTNILSLLIALGLNAKIKFRNFFRGIYFLPNILSVLIVGYIFNYLFSNVFPIWGQNLGINALSTNILGSESLAWIGIVIVAVWQSVALNTILYLAGLQTIPTTLYEASNLDGAGKWREFWSITFPLIAPFFTINMVLAMKNSLMVFDQIVALTNGGPGRATQSISHLIYTGGFEGGEYAYQSANSVIYFIVIAVISILQIRFLQRREMDL; encoded by the coding sequence ATGAACAAGCGTATCGCACCTTATTACTGGATGACGGTTCCGGCGGTTATATTGTTCTTTGTATTTATGACACTGCCGGCCCTCCAGGGCATCTATTATTCATTTACGAATTATAATGGATTCGGGAAAGAGTATGATTTTGTTGGCTTCAAAAACTATTTCAACTTGTTCCAGGACGACAATGTAGGTAACGCCTACTGGTTTACGTTCAAATTCGCGATCGTGGTGACGATCCTGACCAATATTCTGAGCCTGCTCATTGCACTCGGGCTGAATGCCAAGATTAAGTTCCGTAACTTTTTCCGCGGCATCTACTTCCTGCCCAATATTCTGAGTGTACTGATTGTAGGTTACATATTTAACTACCTGTTCTCCAACGTATTCCCGATCTGGGGACAAAATCTGGGCATCAACGCGCTATCCACGAACATACTCGGCAGCGAGAGTCTGGCTTGGATCGGTATCGTCATTGTTGCCGTATGGCAATCCGTGGCCCTGAATACGATTCTGTATTTGGCTGGTCTGCAAACGATACCAACGACACTGTACGAGGCATCCAACCTCGACGGTGCAGGCAAATGGCGTGAATTCTGGAGTATTACCTTCCCGCTTATTGCCCCGTTCTTCACCATTAATATGGTGCTGGCAATGAAAAATTCACTTATGGTCTTCGACCAAATCGTAGCCTTGACCAACGGTGGTCCCGGACGGGCGACGCAGTCCATCTCCCATCTGATCTACACCGGAGGATTTGAAGGCGGCGAATATGCATATCAATCTGCGAACTCGGTTATTTACTTCATCGTTATTGCGGTGATTTCAATTCTGCAAATCCGGTTCCTGCAAAGAAGGGAGATGGATCTGTAA
- a CDS encoding PadR family transcriptional regulator, with protein MISSDVIRGYNDTLILYMLLEGESYGYEISKNIRQLTEEKYVMKETTLYSAFTRLEKNGYIQSFYLDENSLGKRRTYYRITPPGLDYYREKCEEWKVTQEVVNLFIREL; from the coding sequence GTGATCAGCAGTGACGTTATACGTGGCTACAATGATACGCTGATCCTCTACATGCTGCTCGAAGGGGAGTCGTACGGCTACGAGATTTCCAAGAACATCCGACAGCTGACAGAGGAAAAGTACGTCATGAAGGAAACGACTTTATACTCGGCCTTCACCAGATTGGAGAAGAACGGTTATATTCAATCGTTTTACCTGGATGAGAATAGTTTGGGGAAGCGTCGTACCTATTACCGGATTACGCCGCCCGGCCTCGACTATTACAGAGAAAAGTGTGAGGAATGGAAGGTTACGCAGGAGGTTGTTAATCTATTTATCAGGGAGTTGTGA
- a CDS encoding DUF350 domain-containing protein, translating to MENLGLNLLNVVVGIGILLVVLVCGYFAFSKLTRYNDSEEIAKGNEAAGMYMGSKLLGLCIIVGMVSFSTHSWLDMLLWSAFGIIVLCLVYIIFDFLTPKMRVCDEIARGNMAVAQLLRSIIIGVSIVIGTFLM from the coding sequence ATGGAGAACTTGGGATTGAACTTGCTGAATGTTGTGGTGGGTATAGGCATTTTGCTAGTGGTATTGGTATGTGGATATTTCGCTTTTAGCAAATTGACCCGGTATAACGATAGTGAAGAGATCGCGAAAGGAAACGAAGCGGCGGGCATGTACATGGGCAGCAAATTGTTGGGACTGTGTATTATTGTGGGCATGGTATCTTTCTCAACGCATTCGTGGTTGGATATGCTGCTGTGGTCGGCGTTTGGAATTATTGTGCTGTGCCTAGTCTATATTATATTTGACTTCCTCACGCCCAAAATGCGAGTTTGCGATGAAATCGCACGAGGAAATATGGCGGTAGCGCAGCTGCTGCGTTCAATTATCATCGGCGTTTCCATCGTCATCGGTACATTTTTAATGTAA
- a CDS encoding extracellular solute-binding protein codes for MSKKTMAILLSWTLVLAVILSGCNSSSSDEEGETGSNGTDGKVTLKFMHLWPAGSSAQQNKLVNDIIKQYQTDHPNVTIKQEVLENEQYKNKLKILSASNELPDVGVTWAAGFLEPYVKGNLFAPVDDLLSDSLGEKFIAGTTEAYAIDDKTYALPIELNISPIYYNKAIFAKYNLQPPATYDEFLSVLKTLTENGEVPIALGNKDRWTGSLWYMYLANRLGGDALEKAINGSGKFDDPALTQAAAEVQKLVDMNAFNKGFNGLSNDEGKSEFMNEKAAMYLMGTWELPNFTTNPDIPQEFKDKIGFFKFPTMEDGKSDINSWVGGPGVGLFVAQNSKVKEEAQKFVQYFVEKWGESSVTEAGVIPATKVDTAAVQLPQLYIDLLNELNQASSLTLFADVQMKPAAAQAHLDMIQALFGEAVTPEDFVKNHQAAIDKGN; via the coding sequence ATGAGCAAAAAGACGATGGCCATTCTTCTGTCATGGACGCTGGTTCTCGCCGTAATTTTATCCGGATGTAACAGTTCAAGTTCGGATGAAGAGGGTGAAACAGGCAGCAACGGCACAGATGGGAAAGTAACCCTCAAATTCATGCACCTCTGGCCGGCAGGCAGCTCCGCACAGCAAAACAAATTGGTCAACGATATCATCAAGCAGTATCAAACGGATCATCCGAATGTAACCATTAAGCAGGAAGTGCTGGAGAATGAACAATACAAGAACAAATTGAAAATCCTGTCTGCATCCAATGAACTTCCCGATGTTGGTGTAACTTGGGCTGCTGGTTTTCTGGAGCCTTATGTGAAGGGGAACCTGTTCGCACCGGTCGATGATCTGCTGAGCGACTCGTTGGGCGAGAAATTCATAGCCGGAACAACAGAAGCTTATGCCATAGACGACAAAACATATGCGCTACCAATCGAGTTAAATATCTCCCCCATTTATTATAACAAAGCCATTTTTGCGAAATATAACTTGCAGCCGCCAGCAACGTACGATGAATTCCTGAGCGTGCTGAAGACACTGACCGAGAACGGTGAGGTTCCGATCGCACTGGGCAATAAAGACCGCTGGACTGGCTCACTCTGGTATATGTATCTGGCAAATCGGTTAGGTGGAGATGCACTGGAAAAGGCAATCAATGGCTCCGGCAAGTTTGACGATCCTGCTCTGACTCAAGCTGCTGCCGAGGTACAAAAGCTGGTGGACATGAATGCCTTCAACAAAGGTTTCAACGGGTTGTCCAACGATGAGGGCAAATCCGAATTCATGAACGAAAAGGCTGCCATGTATCTGATGGGTACGTGGGAACTGCCAAACTTCACGACTAACCCGGACATCCCACAGGAATTCAAAGACAAGATCGGATTTTTCAAATTCCCAACGATGGAAGATGGCAAGAGCGATATTAACAGCTGGGTAGGTGGTCCAGGCGTAGGGCTGTTCGTGGCCCAGAATTCCAAAGTGAAGGAAGAAGCGCAGAAGTTCGTGCAATACTTTGTGGAAAAATGGGGCGAGAGTTCGGTGACTGAGGCAGGCGTCATCCCGGCAACCAAAGTGGATACGGCTGCAGTACAGTTGCCACAGCTCTACATCGACCTGCTGAACGAATTGAATCAGGCCAGCAGCCTTACGCTCTTTGCAGACGTGCAGATGAAACCGGCAGCCGCTCAGGCACATCTGGATATGATTCAGGCGTTGTTTGGCGAAGCGGTTACACCGGAGGATTTTGTGAAGAATCATCAGGCTGCGATTGATAAAGGCAATTGA
- a CDS encoding heme-degrading domain-containing protein — translation MIEKLKEMKQEELELVFATFGSETALNLGLHLVEEAKRRSQAVTIDITLKGHRLFLHAMEGTHPDNEDWIRRKNNVVNHFSSSSWHTALRLRNENQTLEHNFNLPSSDYVLAGGAFPLILENEGQVGTITVSGLPDEEDHDLVTTGIRSFLLQQG, via the coding sequence ATGATCGAAAAATTAAAGGAAATGAAACAGGAAGAATTAGAATTGGTATTTGCCACATTTGGTTCTGAAACGGCGCTTAACCTTGGCCTGCATCTGGTTGAAGAAGCGAAGCGTCGTTCACAGGCCGTGACCATCGACATTACCCTGAAGGGACATCGTCTCTTTTTGCATGCGATGGAAGGAACTCATCCCGACAACGAGGACTGGATTCGACGTAAAAACAACGTGGTGAATCATTTTTCCTCCAGTTCTTGGCATACCGCCCTGCGTTTGAGAAACGAGAACCAGACCCTTGAGCATAACTTCAATCTGCCTTCATCGGACTATGTACTGGCTGGTGGCGCTTTCCCGCTGATTCTCGAAAATGAGGGACAGGTCGGCACCATTACGGTATCGGGTCTGCCTGATGAGGAAGACCATGATCTGGTCACGACAGGAATTCGCTCGTTTTTGTTGCAGCAAGGGTAG
- a CDS encoding ABC transporter substrate-binding protein — MMAVLLSSCTSGDSANGKVQIEFFQNKPEAKTTFDELIKTFNAEHDDIQVTQVNPPDAETVLKTRVVKNDIPDIMAMGATDTYSILAQSDIFTNLTDSSLLQTIDPNYIQMLKDLTGMDEVTGIPYATNANGIMYNKTLFKEMGLDVPKTWDELIATAQKIKDAGEIPFYFTYKDDWQTSLPFNALASNLVGIDFYQERRDNKVTFKEKYREVAEKQLELMKYGHGDNFGKAYSDGNRAFANGEAFMYIQGTWAISEIRKANPNIEIGFFPFPTGNDASKIKLVNGIDSLFTIAADTPNREQAETFIAFLLKPENIGRYIDEQTLFSAVEDVKQDDPAVQELMPYIEQGKVIDFPDHYIPAAVQLNSIVQSFLQNQNIDNYLDTLDKEWDKVANRR; from the coding sequence ATGATGGCTGTACTTTTATCTTCCTGTACCAGTGGAGATAGCGCGAATGGCAAAGTGCAGATTGAATTTTTCCAGAACAAGCCTGAAGCCAAAACAACCTTTGACGAATTGATCAAAACGTTTAATGCGGAGCATGACGATATTCAGGTGACACAGGTGAATCCGCCAGATGCGGAGACCGTATTGAAGACACGTGTTGTCAAAAATGATATCCCGGACATTATGGCCATGGGGGCAACCGACACCTATTCCATTCTGGCCCAGAGTGATATTTTCACCAATCTGACGGACAGTTCACTGCTCCAGACGATTGATCCAAACTACATACAAATGCTTAAGGATCTCACAGGTATGGACGAAGTGACGGGTATTCCTTACGCGACGAATGCAAACGGCATCATGTACAACAAGACGCTGTTTAAGGAAATGGGCTTGGACGTGCCCAAGACGTGGGATGAACTAATCGCGACTGCCCAAAAGATTAAGGATGCGGGCGAAATTCCATTTTATTTCACATACAAGGATGACTGGCAGACAAGCCTGCCGTTCAATGCACTTGCCTCCAACCTGGTCGGCATTGATTTCTATCAGGAACGGCGCGATAACAAAGTTACGTTCAAGGAGAAGTACCGCGAGGTAGCTGAGAAGCAGCTGGAGCTCATGAAGTACGGTCACGGCGATAACTTTGGTAAAGCCTATTCAGACGGTAACCGTGCTTTCGCTAACGGTGAAGCCTTCATGTACATCCAGGGAACCTGGGCCATCTCCGAGATTCGCAAAGCAAACCCGAATATTGAGATCGGTTTCTTCCCGTTCCCAACGGGCAATGATGCAAGCAAGATCAAGCTGGTGAACGGGATCGACTCCCTATTTACGATTGCAGCGGACACACCTAATCGCGAGCAGGCAGAGACGTTTATTGCTTTTCTGCTGAAGCCTGAAAATATCGGAAGATACATTGACGAACAGACGCTGTTCTCTGCGGTCGAAGATGTGAAGCAGGATGATCCTGCGGTACAGGAATTGATGCCTTATATCGAGCAGGGCAAGGTTATTGACTTTCCCGATCACTATATTCCGGCTGCGGTGCAGCTGAATTCCATCGTACAGTCCTTTTTGCAGAACCAAAACATCGACAACTATCTAGATACACTCGACAAAGAATGGGACAAGGTTGCCAATCGGCGCTAA
- a CDS encoding response regulator, translating into MIHDKTILIVDDEPRTREGIRKTLEGWSAGRNHIQTAESGVEAVEWLKKKPADLLITDVRMPEFSGLSLIEAIQHFANKPVVLIMSGHADFQYAQQAIKLGVVEYMLKPIDKEQLLQTVEKALKFSEQQRRIQTMQEMVDPKLLDVKERGEQRLNSQISEALTYVDTHLGEHVTMREIADLLHLNSSYFSVLFKEQIGINFSEYLTRKRIQRAKELLVQTTMPISEIAEQVGYQTDKYFITVFKSLEGLSPSKYRHSLSERDNK; encoded by the coding sequence ATGATTCATGACAAAACGATTCTTATCGTGGATGATGAGCCGCGTACAAGAGAGGGTATTCGTAAAACATTGGAAGGATGGTCAGCAGGACGAAATCACATTCAGACTGCAGAAAGTGGCGTCGAGGCTGTCGAATGGCTCAAGAAAAAGCCGGCAGATCTGTTAATAACGGATGTTCGCATGCCGGAATTCTCTGGCTTGTCCCTCATTGAAGCCATTCAGCATTTTGCAAACAAACCTGTTGTCCTGATTATGTCGGGACATGCCGATTTTCAATACGCCCAGCAGGCCATTAAGTTGGGTGTTGTGGAGTATATGTTGAAACCGATTGATAAGGAACAATTGCTACAGACCGTCGAAAAAGCCCTAAAGTTCAGCGAACAACAGCGACGTATTCAAACGATGCAAGAAATGGTTGACCCCAAGCTGCTGGATGTTAAGGAGCGAGGGGAACAGAGACTAAATAGCCAGATCAGTGAAGCTTTGACCTATGTGGATACTCACCTGGGTGAACATGTGACCATGCGTGAAATCGCTGATCTGCTGCATCTCAACTCGAGTTACTTCAGTGTTTTGTTTAAGGAACAGATCGGCATCAATTTTAGTGAATACCTCACCCGGAAACGCATTCAGCGCGCGAAGGAGTTGCTTGTGCAGACAACGATGCCAATCTCGGAGATTGCGGAACAGGTGGGTTATCAGACGGATAAGTATTTTATCACGGTATTTAAAAGTCTTGAGGGGCTTAGTCCAAGCAAATATCGGCATTCCCTATCTGAACGAGATAACAAATAA
- the lspA gene encoding signal peptidase II encodes MLFYFVALLVTLVDQGTKIAVRMYMEVGDVMRLGNSGMQLQHYENSGMAGSMFQGNARLFGAIAVLFIAGMLYYRSKGEIRGFWMQAGAGFMVGGALGNAIDRFIYARVTDFLVFPSGRGILNLADVAINIGVVMIIIGMLIRAYQSYRAKRLRNALPKAERS; translated from the coding sequence ATGCTGTTTTATTTTGTAGCACTGCTGGTGACTTTAGTGGATCAGGGGACCAAGATTGCAGTGAGGATGTATATGGAGGTTGGCGACGTCATGAGACTGGGTAACTCGGGCATGCAGTTACAGCATTACGAGAACAGTGGAATGGCGGGCAGCATGTTTCAGGGGAATGCGCGTTTGTTCGGTGCGATTGCTGTTCTGTTCATAGCAGGCATGCTGTATTACCGGAGTAAAGGTGAGATTCGCGGTTTCTGGATGCAAGCTGGCGCGGGTTTTATGGTCGGAGGGGCTTTAGGAAATGCGATCGATCGATTTATCTATGCCCGGGTAACGGATTTCCTCGTATTTCCGTCAGGACGCGGGATTTTGAATCTCGCTGATGTCGCAATTAACATCGGTGTTGTCATGATTATCATTGGCATGTTGATTCGTGCATATCAGAGTTATCGGGCCAAACGTTTACGCAATGCTTTGCCGAAAGCAGAACGTTCGTAA
- a CDS encoding nucleoside hydrolase, producing the protein MRRVIIDTDTAGDDTIAILTALHHFQVEGITITGGNVQFDQEVENALYTVQVAGHGGKVPVYKGCERPLMAYGKAQHRTVEDVHGDDGMGGAHFPKADQRPESGHAVDFIIEKVHAHPGEIELLAIAPLTNIAMAIQKDPTIIPEIAHLYIMGGTNNALGNITPAAEYNFYVDPEAAKIVLHAGIPITMVGWEMCTQYSVMDDDDHAEIAALGTSGADFFTSINKVVMQFNKSVHKLNGTTHPDTLLMAVAADESIMTKSGQYYVDVEAAGELTRGYSVVDINGRFGKEPNVRVCEAIDRPKFKSMLLDVLSAIQ; encoded by the coding sequence ATGAGAAGAGTCATCATCGATACAGATACAGCAGGAGACGATACGATTGCGATCCTGACGGCATTGCATCACTTTCAGGTGGAAGGCATCACCATTACGGGCGGTAACGTACAATTCGACCAAGAGGTTGAAAATGCCTTGTACACGGTACAGGTTGCTGGACATGGCGGCAAGGTGCCTGTGTATAAAGGATGCGAGCGACCGCTAATGGCCTACGGTAAAGCTCAGCACCGTACAGTGGAAGACGTGCATGGCGATGACGGCATGGGCGGCGCGCATTTCCCGAAGGCGGATCAGCGTCCCGAGAGCGGGCATGCGGTTGATTTTATCATTGAGAAGGTACACGCACATCCAGGTGAAATTGAACTGCTGGCAATTGCACCGCTGACCAATATTGCAATGGCGATTCAGAAAGACCCCACGATTATTCCGGAGATTGCCCACCTGTACATCATGGGCGGAACGAATAATGCACTGGGCAATATCACCCCGGCGGCGGAGTATAACTTCTACGTAGACCCGGAAGCAGCGAAAATTGTACTGCATGCGGGCATTCCGATCACAATGGTTGGCTGGGAGATGTGCACGCAATATTCAGTGATGGATGATGACGACCATGCAGAGATTGCCGCTCTCGGTACATCGGGTGCCGATTTCTTTACATCCATTAACAAAGTGGTTATGCAGTTCAACAAGTCGGTACATAAACTCAATGGCACCACTCATCCCGATACGTTGCTGATGGCTGTAGCCGCGGATGAATCCATCATGACCAAGTCGGGTCAATATTATGTGGATGTAGAAGCGGCAGGAGAGCTGACACGCGGATACAGTGTGGTTGATATTAACGGACGTTTTGGCAAAGAGCCGAATGTACGTGTCTGTGAAGCCATTGATCGGCCGAAGTTCAAATCCATGTTGCTCGATGTTCTCTCAGCGATCCAATAA
- a CDS encoding permease prefix domain 1-containing protein: protein METIMVYLENMFVGLPKTPEVEHLKQELLSGMEDKYLELKREGKSENEAIGIVISEFGNIEELTAELGIQPVSPEETVPVLTEEEIYAYTTAKRNAGFWIGLGVLLCASGVAFLIFMDALFENYAISAANRSVETGAVLGLIGMFVLIAIAVGMFIYSGMKLERFNYMEKGFQLPYTLKMSIQHSRESFALTYRIAIITGVCLCILSPVFIFAASSINDNYASYGVSAFMVMAGVGVFLFVYYGNIQGAYTNLLEKHQLTVEKKQEVKVVRAVEAIVWPLATAIFLFTGFVYQRWDINWAIFPITGILSGSFSNVYHIMKSKNPS from the coding sequence ATGGAGACAATTATGGTGTATCTGGAGAACATGTTTGTTGGTCTGCCGAAGACACCCGAGGTGGAACATCTGAAGCAGGAACTCCTTTCGGGGATGGAAGATAAGTACCTGGAATTGAAGCGAGAAGGCAAGTCGGAGAATGAAGCCATCGGCATTGTGATCTCGGAATTTGGTAACATCGAGGAGTTAACAGCCGAACTCGGTATTCAGCCAGTCAGCCCGGAAGAGACAGTACCTGTGTTAACGGAAGAAGAGATTTACGCATATACCACTGCGAAGAGAAATGCTGGATTTTGGATTGGACTGGGTGTTTTATTGTGCGCGTCAGGTGTGGCATTTCTAATTTTCATGGATGCCTTATTTGAGAACTATGCCATTTCAGCTGCAAACCGTTCGGTGGAAACGGGCGCTGTACTAGGCCTGATCGGCATGTTCGTATTGATTGCCATTGCGGTAGGCATGTTCATATACAGCGGTATGAAGCTGGAACGCTTCAATTATATGGAGAAGGGCTTCCAACTTCCTTATACACTTAAAATGAGTATTCAGCATAGTCGGGAGAGCTTTGCTCTAACTTACCGTATAGCCATCATTACGGGTGTCTGCCTGTGCATTCTGTCTCCTGTGTTTATTTTCGCAGCCTCTTCTATCAATGATAACTACGCCTCTTATGGTGTATCTGCCTTTATGGTTATGGCTGGGGTAGGAGTATTCCTGTTTGTATATTACGGTAATATTCAGGGGGCTTACACAAACTTGCTGGAGAAGCACCAGTTGACGGTAGAGAAGAAGCAGGAGGTCAAGGTTGTGAGAGCCGTGGAAGCGATTGTATGGCCGCTGGCGACAGCCATCTTCTTGTTCACAGGCTTTGTATATCAACGGTGGGATATCAATTGGGCCATATTTCCGATTACCGGTATTCTCTCCGGCAGCTTTAGCAATGTGTACCATATTATGAAAAGCAAAAATCCGTCCTGA
- a CDS encoding sensor histidine kinase, with amino-acid sequence MHGKKGHFNSLRNQIFIGFVMVMLVVLLFAGISAYDRVAALLKSNAEKHIHQTAVQASGRLDALIAQVNSLTAQVADDSYVQRLLSDEKQGNPATFNQRQALLQIAGSYQSFINGAQSMEIYTTGYNRIFPMDDRSLDLRVERNWISLADEGKGRLVWAGADPEDPGVLLAIRRINLLEHSFEHGGYIVVRMQRSFFQLNDSNGADGSQDSIMLLDGAGEVVTSDLEINLDPKAILDSESVVQNGEESYIVVRQKSELTGWTLAVLTPLQETTEGVSILRTALLVSGIIGVVLFLIMSFFLSTMITRPLIRLMRAMRSAQPGAMRPNLMVSATMEINELNNVYNQMVYRQNELTRVVHEKEVMQSRAELKALQSQINPHFLFNTLEAFYWSLEEKGDEEMARMVVAMSRLFRYIISSSQQDEWVTIADELEHAERYLRIMQMRLGDRMQWEIELSDAVRKVPIPKLLIQPLVENAILHGIESKLGPGKISIHVDASTDKNLVRIEVRDDGPGMDESRLQSVIHALHGGPAVSKKGTGVGLINVHRRLKLYFGSQLGERCKLSLTSKVGEGTVIGFEIPMGTEGAYDS; translated from the coding sequence TTGCACGGGAAAAAAGGACATTTTAACTCTCTTCGGAATCAAATCTTTATTGGTTTTGTTATGGTGATGCTTGTTGTTCTGTTGTTCGCAGGCATATCGGCCTATGATCGGGTAGCTGCTTTGCTAAAAAGCAATGCGGAGAAACATATTCATCAAACTGCCGTCCAGGCCAGTGGCAGATTGGATGCACTCATTGCACAAGTGAATTCGCTGACCGCTCAGGTGGCGGATGATTCATACGTGCAGCGTCTGCTCAGCGATGAGAAACAAGGCAACCCGGCCACCTTTAATCAGCGTCAAGCTCTCTTGCAGATTGCGGGCAGCTATCAGTCTTTCATCAATGGCGCGCAGAGTATGGAGATATACACTACGGGTTATAACCGCATCTTTCCCATGGATGACCGATCCCTCGATCTCAGAGTGGAGCGCAACTGGATCAGCCTGGCGGACGAAGGCAAAGGCAGACTGGTATGGGCAGGTGCTGACCCTGAAGATCCGGGTGTGCTTCTGGCTATTCGGCGCATTAACCTGCTGGAACATTCCTTTGAGCATGGAGGTTATATTGTGGTGCGGATGCAACGCAGTTTCTTTCAACTCAATGATTCGAATGGGGCAGATGGTTCGCAGGACTCGATCATGCTCTTGGATGGTGCAGGCGAAGTGGTGACTTCTGATCTGGAGATTAATCTCGATCCAAAAGCCATATTGGACAGCGAATCCGTCGTGCAGAACGGGGAGGAATCCTATATCGTCGTCCGGCAAAAGTCTGAATTAACGGGATGGACACTTGCTGTGCTGACTCCGCTGCAGGAGACAACGGAAGGGGTATCCATCCTGAGGACGGCGCTTCTCGTTTCGGGAATCATTGGTGTTGTTCTGTTCCTGATCATGTCCTTCTTTCTCTCCACGATGATTACACGTCCGCTCATACGCCTGATGCGGGCCATGCGCAGTGCACAACCGGGAGCCATGAGACCTAATCTAATGGTCAGCGCAACGATGGAGATTAATGAACTCAACAACGTGTATAACCAGATGGTCTACAGACAGAACGAATTGACCCGTGTGGTTCATGAGAAGGAAGTCATGCAGTCCCGGGCGGAGTTGAAGGCGTTGCAGTCTCAGATTAACCCCCACTTTCTATTTAACACACTGGAGGCGTTCTATTGGTCCCTGGAGGAAAAGGGAGACGAGGAGATGGCACGTATGGTTGTGGCGATGTCCCGATTGTTTCGTTACATTATCTCCAGCTCTCAGCAGGATGAGTGGGTTACGATTGCCGACGAGCTGGAACACGCAGAGCGGTATCTTCGCATTATGCAGATGCGGTTGGGGGATCGAATGCAATGGGAGATTGAGCTCAGCGATGCGGTTCGTAAGGTCCCCATTCCGAAACTGCTTATACAGCCCTTGGTGGAAAATGCGATCCTCCATGGCATTGAAAGTAAACTGGGACCTGGAAAGATAAGCATCCATGTGGATGCTTCGACCGACAAGAATCTGGTTCGCATTGAGGTTCGGGATGATGGCCCGGGTATGGATGAATCACGACTTCAATCTGTTATTCATGCTTTACATGGCGGGCCGGCTGTGTCCAAGAAGGGGACAGGTGTAGGTCTAATCAACGTACATCGACGGCTGAAGCTCTACTTTGGCAGCCAACTTGGCGAACGGTGCAAGCTCTCCTTAACAAGTAAGGTTGGGGAAGGGACCGTCATTGGCTTTGAGATTCCCATGGGAACGGAGGGTGCATATGATTCATGA